A genomic window from Massilia sp. METH4 includes:
- a CDS encoding SDR family oxidoreductase, with protein sequence MSNKALIIGSSGVVGSALAERLLAEGWEVHGVSRGRTPGVAGVKQISADLTSPDVAQALAGVDPSHVFITAWSRQANEEENIRVNGAMVKNVLDAVGPAGTVRHVALVTGLKHYLGPFDAYGKGAVPITPFREEQGRQDVPNFYYEQEDRLFDAARQFGFTWSVHRPHTIVGFAVGNAMNMGQTLAVYATLCKHTGQPFVFPGSHQQWEGLADVTDARLLARHLLWASTSGAGRNEDFNVVNGDVFRWQWLWPKLADYFGVEAAPLPEQISPLESRMQDAPALWREIAQQHGLAEPDVTRLASWWHTDADLGRPMEVITDMTKSRKAGFLEYQSTPDAFFELFERLKREKLVP encoded by the coding sequence ATGAGCAACAAGGCACTCATCATCGGCAGCAGCGGCGTCGTCGGCAGTGCGCTGGCCGAGCGGTTGCTGGCCGAAGGCTGGGAGGTGCACGGCGTATCGCGCGGCCGCACGCCCGGCGTGGCCGGCGTGAAGCAGATCAGCGCCGACCTGACCTCGCCGGACGTCGCCCAGGCATTGGCGGGGGTGGATCCCAGCCACGTGTTCATCACCGCATGGTCGCGGCAGGCGAACGAAGAGGAGAACATCCGCGTCAACGGCGCCATGGTGAAGAACGTGCTGGACGCCGTGGGCCCCGCCGGCACGGTGCGCCACGTGGCGCTCGTGACGGGCTTGAAGCACTACCTGGGCCCGTTCGATGCATACGGCAAGGGCGCCGTGCCGATCACGCCGTTCCGCGAGGAGCAGGGCCGGCAGGACGTGCCGAACTTCTACTATGAACAGGAAGACCGCCTGTTCGACGCGGCGCGGCAATTCGGCTTCACCTGGAGCGTGCACCGGCCGCACACGATCGTCGGTTTTGCGGTCGGCAACGCGATGAACATGGGGCAGACGCTCGCCGTGTACGCCACGCTGTGCAAGCACACGGGCCAGCCGTTCGTGTTCCCCGGCAGCCACCAGCAATGGGAAGGCCTGGCGGACGTGACCGATGCCCGGCTGCTGGCACGCCACCTGCTGTGGGCATCGACCAGCGGGGCGGGCCGCAACGAGGACTTCAACGTGGTGAACGGGGACGTATTCCGCTGGCAGTGGCTGTGGCCGAAGCTGGCCGACTACTTCGGTGTCGAAGCGGCGCCGCTGCCGGAACAAATCAGCCCGCTGGAATCGCGCATGCAGGATGCGCCGGCGCTGTGGCGCGAGATCGCGCAACAGCACGGCCTTGCCGAGCCGGACGTGACACGGCTGGCCTCGTGGTGGCACACGGACGCCGACCTGGGCCGGCCGATGGAAGTCATCACCGACATGACGAAGAGCCGCAAGGCCGGCTTCCTGGAGTACCAGAGCACGCCGGATGCGTTCTTTGAACTGTTCGAAAGGCTGAAGCGGGAGAAGCTGGTTCCCTGA
- a CDS encoding ChuX/HutX family heme-like substrate-binding protein produces the protein MKTRRRTLQLLALSGALLLGHAHAATLAERWTALRAEQPKLGIRDAAKQLNVSEAELLATGIGTTVTRLADTSHAPREIMRRALDLGKVMALTRNENGVIEVTGVATRIAKQGDEGAKDAEREARELNIAGGYLGGPIDLRFHFAKWKHAFAVVQPGRDGAVSRSLQFFDENGTAIHKVYLKDDGKVAVFDKLVADFRHPQQDGKLAIVPMAPKAAETPDAAVDVKEFQQAWKEMSDVHQFNRIVAEFKLSREQALRLAPGGMVTKVTAQAVRRLLEQASAQQVPIMAFVGNGAVTQIYSGKVNKVQESAGYFNVLDPDFNLHLRDKAFKAGYVLQRAGVTSVEFYDDKGELVVTFFGVRERGKPQPQAWLDLVAALPKA, from the coding sequence ATGAAGACCCGCCGCCGTACCCTTCAACTTCTGGCCCTGTCCGGCGCACTGCTGCTGGGTCACGCCCATGCGGCCACGCTGGCCGAACGCTGGACTGCGCTGCGCGCCGAACAGCCCAAGCTCGGCATCCGCGACGCCGCGAAGCAATTGAACGTCTCCGAAGCCGAGCTGCTGGCCACCGGCATCGGCACCACCGTCACGCGCTTGGCCGATACCAGTCATGCGCCGCGCGAGATCATGCGCCGCGCGCTGGACCTGGGCAAGGTGATGGCGCTAACGCGCAACGAGAATGGCGTGATCGAAGTCACCGGCGTGGCCACGCGCATCGCCAAGCAAGGTGACGAAGGCGCCAAGGATGCCGAACGGGAAGCGCGCGAACTGAACATCGCCGGCGGCTACCTGGGCGGGCCGATCGACCTGCGCTTCCACTTCGCCAAGTGGAAGCATGCGTTCGCCGTCGTGCAGCCGGGCAGGGACGGCGCCGTGTCGCGCAGCCTGCAATTCTTCGACGAGAACGGCACCGCCATCCACAAGGTGTACCTGAAGGATGACGGCAAGGTGGCCGTGTTCGACAAGCTGGTGGCCGACTTCCGCCATCCGCAGCAGGACGGCAAGCTGGCCATCGTGCCGATGGCACCGAAGGCCGCCGAGACGCCCGACGCGGCGGTGGACGTGAAGGAGTTCCAGCAGGCGTGGAAGGAGATGTCGGACGTGCACCAGTTCAATCGCATCGTCGCCGAGTTCAAGCTGTCGCGCGAACAGGCACTGCGCCTGGCGCCGGGCGGGATGGTGACGAAGGTGACCGCGCAAGCCGTGCGCCGGTTGCTGGAACAGGCCTCCGCGCAGCAGGTGCCGATCATGGCCTTCGTCGGCAATGGCGCCGTCACGCAGATCTACAGCGGCAAGGTGAACAAGGTGCAGGAATCGGCCGGCTACTTCAACGTGCTGGACCCGGACTTCAACCTGCACCTGCGCGACAAGGCGTTCAAGGCCGGCTATGTGCTGCAGCGGGCCGGCGTGACATCGGTGGAGTTCTACGACGACAAGGGCGAGCTGGTCGTCACCTTCTTCGGCGTGCGCGAGCGGGGCAAGCCGCAGCCGCAGGCGTGGCTGGACCTCGTGGCGGCGCTCCCGAAAGCATAA
- a CDS encoding TonB-dependent receptor — MDALTARRRLLPALIMSALAPLAHAQSAAPTTTTALGEITVTAERGQDKAGTTTTVTAADLTRQAAQNMQNITRYAPLISVPNAASGSGSVWDSSGNTGFNIRGIDGNRVSMDLDGIALPDAAPKPDGSTLSSFGIGRDYFDPETFREVNIASGTTTTGPGTPGLGGAVRFVTKSPEDYVSAERPVHADYKFGYDGSNHMRMHAVTGAAQAGDLQILALFVHREGSEVESEGNAVLNPDDWDSDALLAKLAWSPLAGQKVTATIDAYQASHTREYINKTSALYPEGVDQASSTRRSRFSLDHEFIGKAALFDKLESRIYVQNAEVDDHTTSPYVSTGQRYFRSIETGYINKSRGLASNAFKQLGAHRLAYGISAEDVDTRRPWREDRTVLATGAHQITNKNRMVDTDTTKLAAFASVDLALADGLTLTPGLRYDWREMEPKNIEQYVVAVPAARNELRKRKDDYFTPSLELAWKFQPELTAYAKYTRGTRLPTAAEISGTYDSFSYTGSGTGYAVLGNADLKKETSNAFELGLKGQPARGVTMQASAFHTKYRNFIEYATQPLDPVNYPTITQGLFRPENVGEAKTWGAEFSSSLALGEWYAALDGASVTLAAGVQHSKARNTETGAESELASTLPRKISTTFAWDDPGKRGGAALSIFNVRGKQAEADVISNSTGARFAVPGATVADLTAYWNIGRHATITAGIYNLADKKYWDYASSRSLAAGTTAATLADIERQARPGRYGAVTLKLIY, encoded by the coding sequence ATGGATGCACTTACCGCGCGCCGGCGCCTGCTGCCGGCGCTGATCATGTCCGCGCTGGCGCCGCTGGCTCATGCGCAATCTGCCGCCCCCACCACCACCACCGCCCTCGGCGAAATCACTGTCACCGCCGAGCGCGGCCAGGACAAGGCAGGAACGACGACCACCGTCACCGCTGCCGACCTCACGCGCCAGGCGGCGCAGAACATGCAGAACATCACGCGATACGCGCCGCTGATCAGCGTGCCGAATGCCGCAAGCGGCTCGGGCAGCGTGTGGGACAGCAGCGGCAACACGGGCTTCAATATCCGCGGCATCGACGGCAACCGCGTCAGCATGGACCTCGACGGCATTGCACTGCCGGATGCCGCCCCGAAGCCCGATGGTTCCACCCTGTCCAGCTTCGGCATCGGCCGCGATTATTTCGACCCCGAGACATTCCGTGAGGTGAACATCGCGTCCGGCACCACGACCACCGGTCCCGGCACGCCGGGCCTGGGCGGTGCGGTGCGCTTCGTCACCAAGTCCCCCGAGGATTACGTGAGCGCCGAGCGTCCCGTCCATGCCGACTACAAGTTCGGCTACGATGGTTCGAACCACATGCGCATGCACGCCGTCACGGGCGCCGCGCAGGCGGGCGACCTGCAGATCCTGGCGCTGTTCGTGCACCGCGAAGGCAGCGAGGTCGAGTCGGAAGGCAATGCCGTGCTGAACCCGGACGACTGGGATTCCGATGCCTTGCTGGCCAAGCTGGCATGGTCGCCGCTCGCCGGCCAAAAGGTCACCGCCACCATCGACGCCTACCAGGCCAGCCATACCCGCGAGTACATCAACAAGACCAGCGCGCTGTACCCGGAAGGCGTCGACCAGGCGTCCAGCACGCGGCGCAGCCGGTTCTCGCTGGACCACGAATTCATCGGCAAGGCTGCGCTGTTCGACAAGCTCGAATCGCGCATCTACGTTCAGAACGCCGAGGTGGACGACCACACGACCAGCCCCTACGTGTCGACTGGCCAGCGCTACTTCCGCTCGATCGAGACGGGTTACATCAACAAGAGCCGCGGCCTGGCCAGCAACGCCTTCAAGCAGCTCGGCGCGCATCGTCTCGCTTATGGCATCAGCGCCGAAGACGTCGACACGCGGCGGCCCTGGCGCGAAGACCGCACCGTGCTGGCCACCGGCGCGCACCAGATCACGAACAAGAACCGCATGGTCGACACGGACACGACGAAGCTGGCCGCCTTCGCCAGCGTCGACCTGGCACTGGCCGACGGGCTGACCCTGACCCCAGGCCTGCGCTACGACTGGCGTGAGATGGAGCCGAAGAATATCGAGCAGTACGTGGTGGCGGTGCCGGCAGCCCGCAATGAATTACGCAAGCGCAAGGACGACTACTTCACGCCGAGCCTGGAGCTGGCGTGGAAGTTCCAGCCCGAGCTGACGGCGTATGCGAAGTACACGCGCGGCACGCGGCTGCCGACGGCGGCGGAAATTTCCGGCACCTACGATTCGTTCAGCTATACCGGCAGCGGCACCGGCTACGCGGTGCTGGGTAACGCCGACCTGAAGAAGGAAACCAGCAACGCTTTCGAGCTGGGCCTGAAAGGCCAGCCTGCACGCGGCGTGACGATGCAGGCATCGGCCTTCCACACGAAGTACAGGAACTTCATCGAGTACGCGACGCAGCCGCTCGACCCCGTCAATTATCCGACCATCACGCAGGGCCTGTTCCGGCCGGAGAACGTGGGCGAGGCGAAGACGTGGGGCGCGGAATTCTCCAGCAGCCTTGCGCTGGGCGAATGGTACGCCGCGCTGGACGGCGCTAGCGTGACGCTGGCGGCGGGCGTCCAGCACAGCAAGGCACGCAATACCGAAACGGGTGCCGAAAGCGAACTGGCATCAACCCTGCCGCGCAAGATCAGCACCACCTTCGCGTGGGACGACCCGGGCAAGCGGGGTGGGGCGGCGCTGTCGATCTTCAACGTGCGCGGCAAACAGGCCGAGGCTGACGTGATCTCGAATTCGACCGGCGCGCGCTTCGCGGTGCCCGGCGCCACCGTGGCCGACCTGACGGCCTACTGGAATATCGGCAGGCACGCCACGATCACGGCCGGCATCTACAACCTGGCCGACAAAAAATACTGGGACTACGCATCGTCGCGCAGCCTCGCCGCCGGCACCACGGCCGCCACGCTGGCCGACATCGAACGCCAGGCCCGCCCGGGCCGCTACGGTGCCGTCACGCTCAAACTGATCTACTAA
- a CDS encoding ammonium transporter, with amino-acid sequence MESFKSGADALFVLLGGIMVLAMHAGFAFLELGTVRKKNQVNALVKILVDFSVSTIVYFAVGYGIAYGVHFFGPTDTLVANNGYNLVKFFFLLTFAAAIPAIISGGIAERARFYPQMIATALLVGFIYPFFEGIAWNNRFGIQAALESMFGAPFHDFAGSVVVHAVGGWAALPAVLLLGARRGRYGKDGRIAAHPPSNIPFLALGAWILAVGWFGFNVMSAQTLDKINGLVAVNSLMALVGGTLAALVLGKNDPGFVHNGPLAGLVAVCAGSDLMHPLGALATGAVAGAIFVVMFTLAQNRWKIDDVLGVWPLHGLCGAWGGIAAGIFGSHALGGLGGVSFMSQLAGTVLGIVIAVAGGALVYGVLKATVGLRLDPEQEFDGADLSIHKISATPERETLAG; translated from the coding sequence ATGGAGTCGTTCAAGAGCGGTGCCGATGCCTTGTTTGTCCTGCTGGGAGGCATCATGGTGCTGGCGATGCATGCGGGGTTTGCGTTCCTCGAGCTGGGAACCGTGCGCAAGAAGAACCAGGTCAATGCACTGGTCAAGATACTGGTGGATTTTTCCGTGTCGACCATCGTGTACTTCGCGGTGGGCTATGGCATCGCGTACGGCGTGCACTTCTTCGGCCCCACCGATACGCTGGTTGCCAACAATGGCTACAACCTCGTCAAGTTCTTCTTCCTGCTGACGTTCGCGGCCGCCATCCCGGCCATCATTTCCGGTGGTATCGCCGAGCGCGCCAGGTTCTACCCGCAAATGATCGCCACGGCGCTGCTGGTGGGCTTCATCTATCCCTTCTTCGAAGGCATCGCCTGGAACAACCGGTTCGGCATCCAGGCCGCACTGGAATCCATGTTCGGGGCGCCGTTCCATGACTTCGCCGGCTCCGTCGTCGTGCATGCAGTGGGCGGCTGGGCCGCGCTGCCGGCCGTGCTGCTGCTGGGGGCGCGCCGCGGACGCTACGGCAAGGATGGCCGCATCGCCGCGCATCCGCCCTCGAACATTCCGTTCCTGGCGCTGGGCGCCTGGATCCTCGCGGTGGGCTGGTTCGGCTTCAACGTGATGAGCGCGCAGACGCTGGACAAGATCAATGGCCTGGTCGCCGTCAACTCGCTGATGGCCCTGGTGGGCGGCACGCTGGCCGCGCTGGTGCTGGGCAAGAACGACCCCGGCTTCGTCCATAACGGCCCGTTGGCCGGCCTGGTGGCCGTGTGCGCCGGCTCGGACCTGATGCATCCGCTCGGCGCCCTGGCCACCGGCGCGGTGGCCGGTGCCATCTTCGTGGTGATGTTCACGCTGGCGCAAAACCGCTGGAAGATCGACGACGTGCTGGGCGTATGGCCGCTGCACGGCCTGTGCGGCGCCTGGGGCGGCATCGCGGCCGGCATCTTCGGCAGCCACGCGCTGGGCGGGCTCGGCGGGGTTTCCTTCATGTCGCAACTGGCCGGCACGGTGCTGGGCATCGTCATCGCCGTCGCCGGCGGAGCGCTGGTGTACGGCGTCCTCAAGGCCACCGTCGGCCTGCGCCTCGACCCCGAACAGGAATTCGACGGCGCCGACCTCTCCATCCACAAGATCAGCGCCACCCCGGAACGCGAAACGCTGGCCGGCTGA
- the mqo gene encoding malate dehydrogenase (quinone), which yields MTQEHRNTPAAPAKGKRFSRRKFLGAAAGTAAVLGGASVAFGGQYRADKADRKVDVLLIGGGIMSATLGVYLSELEPNWTFEVFERLDKVAEESSNGWNNAGTGHSALCELNYTPMDDKGQVHIDKAIDINEKFQISRQFWAHQVRKGVLGNPREFINSTPHMNLVFGQENREFMQKRVAALKASPLFAGMELTTDPAKIAAWVPIMMEGRKPDEVVTSTRSPLGTDVNLGSITRQFYKHLGETRGSRITTGYEVRSITRNDDGSWRVSAFDVNDDSKIQTVDARHLFIGAGGAALPLLQRTGIPEAKQYAGFPVGGEFLVTDNPAITSRHLAKVYGLADTGSPPMSVPHLDTRVLDGKTVLLFGPFATWSTKFLKNGSYFDIGKATTASNVLPQLQVGVHEFALVKYLAEQLEQSREDKMAALRRYMPEAKDEDWRLWQAGQRVQIIKDIPGKGGQLKLGTEVVVSADRSVSALLGASPGGSTSPAIMLSLLEKAFPDRVKTAAWQAKIREIVPSYGKKLNENVQLLAATWAATAETLQLAIASPSLEGFAGGTAPVGQPGQLKKVSDIAL from the coding sequence ATGACTCAAGAACATCGCAACACTCCCGCAGCGCCTGCCAAGGGCAAGCGCTTCTCCCGCCGCAAATTCCTCGGTGCCGCCGCCGGCACCGCGGCCGTACTGGGCGGCGCTTCCGTTGCATTCGGCGGCCAATACCGTGCCGACAAGGCGGATCGCAAGGTTGACGTGCTGCTGATCGGCGGCGGCATCATGAGCGCGACGCTCGGTGTCTATCTGTCCGAGCTGGAACCGAACTGGACGTTTGAAGTGTTCGAACGGTTGGACAAGGTCGCCGAAGAAAGCTCCAACGGCTGGAACAATGCCGGTACCGGCCACTCGGCGCTTTGCGAACTGAACTACACGCCGATGGACGACAAGGGGCAGGTGCATATCGACAAGGCGATCGACATCAACGAGAAGTTCCAGATCTCGCGGCAGTTCTGGGCGCACCAGGTGCGCAAGGGCGTGTTGGGCAATCCCCGCGAATTCATCAATTCGACGCCGCACATGAACCTGGTGTTCGGCCAGGAGAACCGCGAGTTCATGCAAAAGCGCGTCGCCGCGCTGAAGGCTTCGCCCCTGTTCGCCGGCATGGAACTGACCACCGATCCGGCCAAGATCGCCGCATGGGTGCCGATCATGATGGAAGGCCGCAAGCCGGACGAGGTGGTGACCTCCACCCGCTCGCCGCTCGGCACCGACGTCAACCTGGGGTCGATCACCCGCCAGTTCTACAAGCATCTCGGCGAGACGCGCGGCAGCCGTATCACGACCGGATACGAGGTGCGCTCCATCACCCGCAACGACGATGGTTCCTGGCGCGTGTCGGCCTTCGACGTCAACGACGATTCCAAGATCCAGACGGTCGATGCGCGGCACCTCTTCATCGGTGCCGGCGGCGCCGCGCTGCCCCTGCTGCAGCGGACCGGCATTCCGGAAGCGAAGCAGTACGCCGGCTTCCCGGTCGGCGGCGAGTTCCTCGTCACGGACAATCCGGCAATCACGTCGCGCCACCTGGCCAAGGTGTACGGCCTGGCGGATACGGGTTCGCCTCCGATGTCGGTGCCGCACCTGGATACGCGCGTGCTCGATGGTAAGACCGTGTTGCTGTTCGGGCCATTCGCTACCTGGTCCACCAAGTTCCTCAAGAACGGCTCGTACTTCGATATCGGCAAGGCCACCACGGCGTCCAACGTCCTGCCGCAACTCCAGGTAGGCGTGCATGAATTCGCGCTGGTGAAATACCTGGCGGAGCAACTGGAGCAGTCCCGGGAAGACAAGATGGCGGCGCTGCGCCGCTACATGCCCGAGGCAAAGGACGAAGACTGGCGCCTGTGGCAAGCCGGCCAGCGCGTGCAGATCATCAAGGACATTCCCGGCAAGGGCGGCCAATTGAAGCTCGGTACGGAAGTCGTGGTGTCGGCAGACCGCTCGGTATCGGCATTGCTGGGCGCGTCGCCAGGCGGCTCCACCTCGCCGGCGATCATGCTGTCGCTGCTGGAGAAAGCATTCCCGGATCGCGTGAAGACCGCCGCCTGGCAGGCAAAGATCCGTGAGATCGTGCCGTCCTACGGGAAAAAGCTCAACGAGAACGTGCAACTGCTGGCGGCGACCTGGGCGGCCACCGCGGAAACACTGCAGCTGGCGATCGCATCGCCAAGCCTGGAGGGCTTCGCTGGCGGCACGGCGCCGGTTGGTCAACCTGGGCAACTGAAGAAAGTGTCCGACATCGCGCTGTAA
- the ftsB gene encoding cell division protein FtsB: MRLITLALAALLLLIQYPLWLGKGGWLRVQDLEQQVEAAHAKNEQLRQRNAKLDSEVRDLKDGTGAVEERARYELSMIKQNEIYVQILRKGQIPGDGATPAPPPAEEPAKPAKPARP; this comes from the coding sequence ATGCGTCTGATCACCCTTGCCCTGGCGGCCCTGCTGCTGTTGATTCAATATCCATTATGGCTGGGGAAGGGCGGATGGCTGCGCGTGCAGGACCTGGAGCAGCAGGTGGAAGCCGCCCACGCGAAAAACGAGCAACTGCGGCAGCGCAATGCCAAGCTCGACTCCGAGGTGCGCGACCTGAAGGATGGCACCGGTGCCGTGGAAGAACGCGCGCGCTACGAGCTGTCGATGATCAAGCAGAACGAAATCTACGTGCAAATCCTGCGCAAGGGCCAGATCCCGGGCGACGGCGCCACGCCGGCCCCGCCGCCGGCCGAGGAACCCGCCAAGCCCGCCAAGCCCGCCCGCCCCTGA
- the eno gene encoding phosphopyruvate hydratase, giving the protein MSAIVDIIGREIIDSRGNPTVECDVLLESGVMGRAAVPSGASTGSREAIELRDGDPKRFFGKGVLQACENINTEISEAIMGLDANEQAFLDRTLIDLDGTENKSRLGANAMLAVSMAVAKAAAEEAGLPLYRYFGGSGSMQMPVPMMNVINGGAHADNNLDIQEFMIIPVGAPTFKEAMRYGAEVFHTLKKILHKKGLTTAVGDEGGFAPSVANHEEAIKLIIQAIEEAGYEPGTQIALGLDCAASEFYKNGKYELEGEGLSLTAQEFTNLLATWCDKYPIISIEDAMGEGDWEGWALLTQALGKKVQLVGDDLFVTNTKILKEGIQKGIANSILIKINQIGTLTETFAAIEMAKRAGYTAVISHRSGETEDSTIADIAVGLNALQIKTGSMSRSDRMAKYNQLLRIEEDLGDIASYPGRDAFYNLK; this is encoded by the coding sequence ATGAGTGCAATCGTAGATATCATCGGCCGCGAGATCATCGACTCGCGCGGCAACCCGACCGTCGAATGCGACGTGCTGCTGGAGTCGGGCGTGATGGGCCGTGCGGCCGTGCCTTCGGGCGCGTCGACCGGTTCGCGCGAGGCGATCGAGCTGCGTGACGGCGATCCGAAGCGCTTCTTCGGCAAGGGCGTGCTGCAGGCATGCGAGAACATCAACACCGAGATCTCCGAAGCGATCATGGGCCTGGATGCCAACGAACAGGCCTTCCTGGACCGCACCCTGATCGACCTGGACGGCACCGAGAACAAGTCGCGCCTGGGCGCCAACGCGATGCTGGCCGTGTCGATGGCTGTCGCCAAGGCCGCCGCGGAAGAAGCCGGCCTGCCGCTGTACCGCTACTTCGGCGGTTCCGGTTCGATGCAGATGCCGGTGCCGATGATGAACGTGATCAATGGCGGCGCGCACGCCGACAACAACCTGGACATCCAGGAATTCATGATCATCCCGGTCGGCGCACCGACCTTCAAGGAAGCGATGCGCTACGGCGCCGAAGTGTTCCACACGCTGAAGAAGATCCTGCACAAGAAGGGCCTGACCACGGCGGTGGGCGACGAAGGCGGCTTCGCACCGTCCGTCGCGAACCATGAAGAAGCCATCAAGCTGATCATCCAGGCCATCGAGGAAGCCGGCTACGAGCCGGGCACGCAGATCGCCCTGGGCCTGGACTGCGCCGCTTCCGAGTTCTACAAGAACGGCAAGTACGAGCTGGAAGGCGAGGGCCTGTCCCTGACCGCGCAGGAATTCACGAACCTGCTGGCCACCTGGTGCGACAAGTACCCGATCATCTCGATCGAAGACGCGATGGGCGAAGGCGACTGGGAAGGCTGGGCGCTGCTGACGCAGGCACTGGGCAAGAAGGTGCAGCTGGTGGGCGACGACCTGTTCGTCACCAACACCAAGATCCTGAAGGAAGGCATCCAGAAGGGCATCGCCAACTCGATCCTGATCAAGATCAACCAGATCGGCACGCTGACCGAAACGTTCGCCGCCATCGAAATGGCCAAGCGCGCCGGCTACACCGCCGTGATCTCGCACCGCTCGGGCGAAACGGAAGATTCCACGATCGCCGACATCGCCGTGGGCCTGAACGCCTTGCAGATCAAGACCGGCTCCATGTCCCGCTCGGATCGCATGGCCAAATACAACCAGTTGCTGCGCATCGAAGAAGATCTGGGCGATATCGCTTCCTATCCGGGCCGCGATGCATTCTATAATCTCAAATAA
- the kdsA gene encoding 3-deoxy-8-phosphooctulonate synthase, producing MNLCGFEVGLDKPFFLIAGTCVIESRQMAFDVAGAMKEMTAELGIPYIYKSSFDKANRSSGTSYRGPGMEKGLEILGDVKRELGVPVLTDVHSIEEIEIVSSVVDVLQTPAFLCRQTDFITACAQSGLPVNIKKGQFLAPHDMKNVIDKARAAARAKGLNENNFLACERGASFGYNNLVSDMRSLAIMRETGAPVVFDATHSVQLPGGNGTSSGGMRDMVPVLSRAAVAVGVAGLFMETHPTPATALSDGPNAVPLGRMKELLSTLIELDRITKKAGFLEDSFE from the coding sequence ATGAATCTCTGTGGCTTCGAAGTCGGCCTGGACAAGCCGTTCTTCCTGATCGCCGGCACCTGCGTGATCGAGTCGCGCCAGATGGCCTTCGACGTGGCCGGCGCCATGAAGGAAATGACGGCCGAACTGGGCATCCCCTACATCTACAAGTCGTCGTTCGACAAGGCGAACCGTTCCTCCGGCACCTCGTACCGTGGTCCCGGCATGGAAAAGGGCCTGGAGATCCTGGGCGACGTGAAGCGCGAGCTGGGCGTGCCGGTGCTGACCGACGTGCACTCGATCGAGGAGATCGAGATCGTGTCGTCCGTGGTGGACGTGCTGCAGACGCCGGCCTTCCTGTGCCGCCAGACCGACTTCATCACGGCCTGTGCGCAGTCCGGCCTGCCGGTGAACATCAAGAAGGGCCAGTTCCTCGCGCCGCACGACATGAAGAACGTGATCGACAAGGCCCGTGCCGCCGCCCGCGCGAAGGGCCTGAACGAGAACAACTTCCTCGCCTGCGAACGCGGCGCCTCGTTCGGCTACAACAACCTGGTGTCCGACATGCGCTCGCTGGCGATCATGCGCGAGACCGGCGCCCCGGTAGTGTTCGACGCCACGCACTCGGTGCAGCTGCCAGGCGGGAACGGCACGTCGTCGGGCGGCATGCGCGACATGGTGCCCGTGCTGTCGCGCGCGGCCGTCGCCGTGGGCGTGGCCGGCCTGTTCATGGAAACCCACCCCACGCCGGCCACCGCGCTGTCGGACGGCCCGAACGCCGTGCCGCTGGGGCGCATGAAGGAGTTGCTGTCCACGCTGATCGAGCTCGATCGCATCACGAAGAAGGCAGGCTTCCTCGAAGACAGCTTCGAGTGA